The stretch of DNA AGacagatttaccctttcctgcacaataTAGCACCCATGaaccaagcccagcaagacagtataataTATTAACAATCATAACtaacatatcatataaacaTTAATGCCATTTCATGTTTGTCTTTTTGACGTAGACCTGCACGTTACGCTAACATGCCTAGTTAtttctatgtggcatagacctacatgttacactcacacgtctatatacaataAGGCTTTAGAATGGTTCATTTAGGTTATggttaccgagtctaacctaaTCATGCATTGAACGCATAACCCTCAATCTTTACATACATTATAATCACATGACATAACAATTACATACTAACAATCCACTAGGGTattaaccctaggctattaaaccactcatgttagggtaataaccctaatcccggtttcAATTTAatcacatatataattttaaatcccAGGCCAACAACCAGAGGCGAGCTGCGATGCCCAAGGTGCTGGGCCACGGCCactgggttccaaaccctgaaaACCCATTTTCCCAGCTTCGAAACTCAAGCCAAAATACAGCAAAACCCAACCAAAACATGCTCAAACACTAGCAACAACTCCACAATAATAATCCATATACCAGAAAGCTATCACACACATTTTAAACTCTAAATCACAGCATACATGCATCATAAAAATCagatttaaacaacatacaacataggCTCCAAATAAGAGCAAGATTCTCCAAGAACCCAATAACCAAGAGCTTAAATGCTTCACCAAAATTATCAACCCATGATAACAACAAATTCACAGCTATAAACTTAATTAAAAGCACAATAAAATCCCTAAAATCATTTCAAGAATACTACACAAGCATCCTACATCAATTTCTAACTTAATCAAGCACATGCTATCAAGATTACACCAATATCAACATACATGCATTCTAAGAATATCCAAAGCTTAAAATCATAACGTTCATCTTTAATTTTAGCAACCTAAAACCAAGAATCAAAGGTGTGGGAACTACCTCAAGTTCCAAGCAATGATCAAGCCACAACTCTTCAAAATCAAGCATAATCCAACTCAATTCTCAAGCAAATTCACAAATTTAGAGATAGGTTTAAAGAGACCCCATAGATTTATTCGAAATTCATGAAAGGCCCGTTTTGGGTGTTGGAAACCCAAAAATTACTTtccatttttataaataattctcTTTTGATACAAATGATCCAAATGAGCCAAATTACCATAGTGCCCCTAGGGCCATATAACACACACAAAAGCATCCAAGGGCAATTTTATCATTCACATCACAAATATactcaaataaatttcagattaatcACTTATAAATATAATGCCAATAAATAATCCCGAAATTGTATTTCGACTTCGAACCCAATTCGGCCTTAAATACCCAATTGTGACTATACTGCGCCAACTTGTCAGAATACACCTGAAGAAGGATAAAataggcatactatataataatatagtctataagcacgtaattaaattaaattcataGTTTTACCATTCTCttgtcaaaattactaaaatgttcCTGCCTCACCAACGGGTTCTTAACATgtcataaattatattaattcacatataatagattatataataatataattccataATAATACACAATTAACTGGTTAGggtttgctaatccattttctTAATCCTAGGGTATTACATGGGTCCTAGATGCGGATGCCCGGTAGGACAGCTGGTTTGACATATTTTTCATCCAGACGCTTTCTGCTATTCAGGTCAGGCCTGAGGTCATGGGCCACACCCAATCTGTTAAATACCAAGGTACCAGATGGTCTCAATGTTTGACTTGTTTGGCTTGTGGGTTGGCGAAACATTTCAGTCTGGATGAAGTTATTAGGTATAACTTCACTCGAAGAGCGCTCAGGTAGGATCTGGCCGTCTATTACTTGGCCCACAGGTTGAACCTGTGGCTGGGGATTGGAGGCTGACCATTATGAGCTTGGGCGGTATGCCTAGCAGCATACTCTTCTGTACCGCTCAGTGGAATACTAGACACGGTAGCTGGTTGTGGATTAGCAACTTGGAAGGCCCACAATATCAGTACGGTGGCTTGCCATGTTTGATCATCGATGGCTGCTTGCTGAGCCTTCAAAGTTTCCATCTCCCTATCCCTCCACTCTATGAACTTGCATCGTTGCTCGTCGAACGCGAGGTTTATAGCACCACCGAAATCCTCCCGATCATGATGCAAAGCGTTATTATGATCTTGCATGAGTCCAAGGGTTGTACGGAGGTTTTGAATCTCAGTATCATCCCCCACCATCCTTTGAGCATTGGTGGTGGACGAGACTCTAGTGTTGGGAGTGGATTGGTCGGCTGCAAAACTGGTGTTCCCAGTATCTTGCACCCTTGGTGTGATCCCAGCCAGAGGGgaagttgttgggttttgtgccctaaataaaaccatttcaatataatcagatttactaattaataaatattagaaatcatttttatattgcatggttcacatgatttatttcatgattataattaatgtataaattctattaagtccagaacatatatatatttgttcatgatcatagtgtcgtcagcacagtggaatataatcatgattatatgttcaaaagtttaattcctatgatttgtcagttcactggatttagactgacatgataatcagcgataaggtatacttacaccttggataagtgttatgtccattctagggcattggcaaagtttaccagtatcggatgtatggagtatatattggaagggaccgatattgatcttggataagatatcataaacttaccgttatatctttctaagtcaatatcaatggttaatCTTAGCTCTATGGATCTTAGtcatgatatggttaggttcaacttagttgtattatttatgtttttcaATTTGTttgttaaagtcgaccaattggatcttctcatgacatacagattaaggaaatggtagttcaattgagtgggagcgctaaacatagatatggaatctataacttgtataagtatttagaagtgaaacgatgatttccttcgtctttggctgaatagagataaatgattgaggcctcattgcagtaattatattagttagtttactgaaatatcatttataggtagctaagtgttttaaggataaaatacatggaagggtagaatggtaaatttatccctattcagtgtagatcatctatagaggatccttgactattaggattgtaacaatggataatcataatgtatctatattgtagtacatatagagcattctatataattaagagtgccattcaattccaaatctatagtggcgcaaggaagaattaataagttgagaatttacttggtaaattctagatctacttattgaaagatcagttatataggcccatgatcccctcactagttgagataatactgcttgcagactcaattaattgattttaattaatcaattataattctaaaattagactatgcctTATTTATGacttttcactaagcaggggcttaattgtgaagaaaagaggttttggggtcaatttatttattaagagactttttttttattgatttattaagagactttgcatggtctaattaataaactacataaatgacaattttatttagtaattaattataattattaaataaataattttggcatttaaagaattgaattggaaaatatggtattattgaaaagaggAATaggtggttgaaataaagtggcagaAATCTAACTAGAAATTGGTCCACTTAAGTGTACGGCCATGAAGTTTATTTTGCCcaaaatttttattctttttcaattcatataattcagccgtaagccctagttgaaacagtataaaaggaacatgatactctcactcatccaactaatgtcaacctgactattcaaccaacctagaagagagagttccttccttagtgatttcaccTACTTCATTGTGCTTCCTACTTTTACCCATAGTGAAAGAGTGATATGCCTACACATAGGAAGTTAAGTActtaatcatagtgagtaagacggtggtaaccaaagccgaaggagagaaagagatccaggctcaaatcttgataatgctctgctacagaaaggaatcaagagctagagatcttgaacaaaAGAGTCATTATACTTCggtgcaatcaatgtaaggttttcttaaacccttatgtatttaatttcattgttttagagaattcatattcatgATGTTAatttaacatacttgttagtaaatctagatcctagtaaaatattcccaacaaaaggtatcagagccatggtaatgatatACTTTCacgaaatatggatttaaaatgatGAATATTATTTgcgtgttgatttggatgtattcatgttggtttatatgttatatgatgaatgtatgtgaattatgaaatttttccatgaaaataattttattttcattctaaaaatattttatttgtattccttattaaaaattaagcaGTTTTGGTTTTTATGGAACTCAAttctgataaaaattgagaaagttatggatttttgaaaatcgggttGAAGGGGTGTCGAGTGGTGCACGTCGCACGCACCAGTCACTCGGACAAGGTGCTCATGCGCGCGCGCGTGCCTCAGACATCACCCCGTCTGAAGCCCGCCTGTCCCACGCTCAGACACCACCCCGCACGTGCATATGCTGCAAATGGCCGAGTTTTCTCAACTGGGATGTTGCAGGTTCCCCTGCTCCGCGCGCGCAAGTCCTGCGTGCAGCCTTCCTGGGCTACACGTGCAGCCCTCCTGGGTAGCAACACCCCAAACCCTATTTTAATgggattttttttcaattttttcaaattttcccaatttcaaacccaaaaatcaaaataaaatattatttttaatatatttaaacataaatatcaattttcaattaataatattaaatttttaatagatcattattaattttttgatattttgaggtttaaatttaaaaattcattattttattttttaaattatggtcagattttaaaaattggtttatttctttaatatttaaataatatttaattataggataatatattttcatattagccatattttaaattaaaagataactttatccttttaattcgaaatattatattaaaattatcttataggataaattaaataattaataaattttggaattaacctagatatttttatagatattctaaccataatttttttaaaattctaaattggttattttgtaaaatatttaattgtttataaattataagttagaaaaatgatattttatatcattttagttATCACATATtcataaatagtattttaaatatttgtagaaatttgaaaaatgcttaatttgagatattttgacatataattagaataattattatttatttatgttgcccctgatttttcccaatatacgtggaccaaccaaacaaggacacgtggatcaagcaatgtacaatccaaaatatttgctaagtctttatgctgtAAGGTAGCTTCCAAGGCGTAGCTCCCGGAGAAAGCATATGGAACCCCatgtgctcccggaagctcgaagtaacgttaaggcatctctgtgacgtgtcaggtttctcctaagcaatcaagtcgcatttaatgctgcatgggaggaagcgtgttgggactgctacacgcaataaaggctgacggcacaacctccaaccagcagctacaaagtaatgatcatttaagtctagcgacggctacactgtgaagagtcacatcagtcaaaagacaataaggacattccacataaaaaccctacagcacctagggatttgaccatgcattacccatggtatattcatttggaatgcccaactttatggatatttacagatacacttgtaaggataattctggggatcaccccaccaaaaacactataaataccccctcaaagctcattaaagaggatcgagaatcttgggctgcataagagctagtagagtaaatactcacaaagaacattctctgtatttataagagtgaaacactccccaaatagattctctgtattaaatacatccataaataacaaagactcgtggactaaggctcattaacgccccaaccacgtaaaaatccttctctaattttcttacagctctctaactttataatattttattagttgccgaaaacctcagtcaacaatttattattttattcttaaaataaaaattgcctaaccatatctattttaaaatttatttattttgttattttaattttattaaattataagattagaaaatgatattgaaaatatctatttggttattttcaaatcatttatcttattagatatttaattcaatttgataaaataatttaaataaacctagatattttaaaattagtttaattttgaattttgaaaagatattttaggttgtttttaacaaccctaaatttcaaaatagcttgttagttaaaataataagttaattatataaatatcttatttcacatttgttacaaggacattgtttgtttatttatattttttgttcaaaaactttaatttacaaacctattatttatttgatctaaattgctatgattaacttattgacagatccaatgatctacttttaatcatagttcaattgtccatagatcctataaataatttgtaataggtaaattttgtatttctttcatctgtataaacctagaaacatgatagggcccatccaaatcaatttgacctgtgtgagcctatatgtttgcttttgagcttagatgcatataggaagcccatttatttctagatatttaAGTGGACTAGGTCGCTAAAATGAAATATCACcattgatagttttatttaggcccaattagtattgggcttattcaatgaataatagttacttaatgaaaggttaaattcctctcatttgggccttgtgtgagagataggggccattagtagtgggtacgacatactgaattcAGTcttccctcacatgaacaactccaattgtgaaggcccatttgctttatttaaataattttattaggctaattatactagtataacctaattaaaattgaattagcaacataattaattttgaaataaatgaaattaagttTTCATTAGAttagtttaaaattaatttagaaaaacacacttagtttaatgaaatattctagattgtgatttctagtaactaatttatattttctaatatttaattaagtagaaaaatatatttaagttgaaaattattttgttaattaattttagaccaacttaaattaggatATTTGTCTTagaacttaaatagaattaataattaagttaattttgTTCAAGATAcctaattatttgtttttatttcttgaaatttaattaaataagcaaaatataattaagttgaaaattaatttgttaattaattttggaccaacataaattagaatatttttttagatattaaattagaattaaaaattaagttgattttgttCAAGATgcttaattatttctattttaatgaatttaattaaatagaaaattttatttaagctggaaattttttaatttcagagcaacttaaattagaataattttcaaaatatattttattttaataattatttcccacattaatttcgaaatgcatttattttaaattgagatatttcaaaatatttcaattatgaaaattagattaaagtaaatattattaattatgtggatgtccaaatcttttagcATTAATGAaatcaacattccttttttcttagtttccctttttcttagtttcttaatatttgactcttgtatgtgtataaataggagttcacttattggaataaaatactcagaaaattctcatctcttctttgttttctttctctaaattataatattacataatactaatattttataatacgttatcagcacgagcctCTAACCAAGGTAtgataatgttttttttatatgtgatctcgaattgcttcaaagtcatgatacactaaatatatataggtatatatatatactcatatgACTGAAACACATTCGAGTTAgctattttttattcttttatttattttgtaatgaatcaatatatatacaatatatgtctatgcttatatatatctatatagatgcctatatattatgtatgtgtgttgatttgtttatcatattatattatttaattttattatcttattctatattttagtattgtactatattttgttgttttttttcaaaatttatgtatatgtctaataatttacagtttatattgatatagttttcttcatgGCAAACCTTGCAAAACTTGACTTTGTGGCACTTGATATTTCTGGAAAAAACTATTTATCATGGATTCTTGATGCTGAAATCCATTTAGATGCTATGGGTCTTGGAGACACCATCAAAGATCAAAAtactgaaacaaaacaaaataaggcCAAGGCTATGATTTTCCTTCGCCATCATCTTCATGAGGGGTTAAAATCTGAATATTTAACCGTAAAAGATCCTCTTATGCTTTGGCAAACTTTGAAAGAAAGATATGACCATCAAAAAACTGTCATATTGCCAAAGGCTAAGAATGATTGGTTGCACCTGAGGTTGCAAGATTTTTAATCAGTAAGTGATTATAACTCTACAATGTTTAATATCACTTCTAAATTAATGTtgtgtggagaaaaagttactgACTATGAAATGTTAGAAAAAACATATACTACTTTTCATGCCTCTAATGTGCTCCTGCAGCAGCAATATAGAgagcgaaattttaaaaaatattcataatTGATTTCATGTCTTCGAGTAGCTGAGCAGAATAATgaacttttgatgaaaaatcatCAATCTCGCCCAACTGGGTCTACTCCATTCCCTGAAATGAATGCTACAATTGCTGACAATCATAATCTTAGCCGTAGTCGTGATCATAATCAAAGTAATAGACGTGGTCGTGACCATAATCAAAGTCGCGGTCGTGGTCGCGATCGCGGTCGAAGCAATGTTTGGCATCGTACTggccaaaataaaaattcatatactcCAATGAAAAGCACAACTACTGAGAACAAGGGAAAAGGTCCCCAAAATAATAATCGTAGAAATTCTAAAAATTTATGTTCCAGATGTGGAATAAAAGGACACTGGGCACGTGTCTGTCGTACGGAAAAACACCTTGCTGATCTTTATCAAGCATCTGTGAAAGGAAAAgagaaaatagaagcaaattttgcctatcaagatgatgattttctcaaagagcctttggatattacgcacttagatgttgtagatttttttaatgaagatcTCATTAATAGCATCACGAATATCGATAATGGAGATGGGAATATCCACAATTAGTCActtttctttgttattttttttatcattattatttatttactttaaggtgtttattttatttggcatAGTTATTTGAtgaacttttattatttaagcatttatatttttgaacttattatgttttttttggttaatgaagtaatggacatttgtcattctatacatgattctacaaataattgtgatgatatgtgtttggtggatagcgcaaccactcatacaatacttagaagtgataaatatttttcaaatttatcaagaatgaaggcaaatgttaatacaatatcaggcactgcaaatttaattgaaggctccggaagagccattatattgatgcctaaaggaacaaaaattattgtagatgatgccttattatccaccaaatcaaaaaagaatctgttgagtttcaaagatatacgtcgtaatggatatcatattgagacaatagatgaaaataattttgaatatctttgcattacagctattgtttcaagaaaaaaatgcatattagaaaaattacctagtttgtcttcaggtttgtacgttacacgtataagtacaatagaaactcatgttattgtgaacgagaagttcacaaaccagaaaaatttatttgttatttggcatGACCGGTTAGGCCATCCCGGTTCAATTATGATGCGTAGAATAATAGAGAACTCACATGGTCATCCATTGAAGAACAAAAAGATTCTTTTGTCCAGTGAGTTCTCATGTGCTGCTTGTTATCAAGGAAAGTTAATCATTAAGCCCTCACCGGTAAAGGTTAGAATTGAATCGCCTGGATTTCTTGAACGAATTCAGGGCGACAT from Cannabis sativa cultivar Pink pepper isolate KNU-18-1 chromosome 2, ASM2916894v1, whole genome shotgun sequence encodes:
- the LOC133034540 gene encoding uncharacterized protein LOC133034540, coding for MANLAKLDFVALDISGKNYLSWILDAEIHLDAMGLGDTIKDQNTETKQNKAKAMIFLRHHLHEGLKSEYLTVKDPLMLWQTLKERYDHQKTVILPKAKNDWLHLRLQDF